A genomic stretch from Apis cerana isolate GH-2021 linkage group LG9, AcerK_1.0, whole genome shotgun sequence includes:
- the LOC107995475 gene encoding protein RUFY3 isoform X6: MAAESSEGLPISPSEKSLTGSLVSEENEKSVSRSPSTYSIREDKWPDLVVSRPRKLDAWWLPRPRDPVIIERSNLVNISKLIVKELIETSLKYGRMLDSDHMPLQHFFIVLEHVLRHGLRPKKGLLGPKKELWDILQLVEKYCPEAQDITSSIRDLPTVRTAMGRARAWLRMALMQKKLADYLKVLIDHKEDILSEYFEPDALMMSEEAIVIMGLLVGLNVIDCNFCVKEEDLDCQQGVIDFSLYLRNSNHIPGESPDDELENDNMTTVLDQKNYIEELNRHLNATVTNLQAKVESLTTTNALMKEDLSIAKNNILSLHEENRQLKKELGIEIKDTNENGKPPIKITETTTEIEELRSRLEAEKKMRQDVEKELELQMSMKSEMEVAMKLLEKDIHEKQDTIISLRRQLDEIKLINLEMYKKLQECEHELTQKGEMVSRLHAKTNQIGKILNNLEKCNHMKKEVENIRSPTTPSSVSKSILNKTSPTSPRCYTSADNAVDYQQHPQSNNQQQSANNLQKSTNNQQQISSINHNHQQSNNVQQKSVVKQLDSPNNNKQTRVDATQQNGAKCKAKPDKREQSNGEVSMGESGEERSTA, translated from the exons ATGGCTGCGGAGAGTAGCGAAGGTTTGCCAATATCTCCGTCCGAGAAATCGTTAACCGGTAGCTTAGTGTCCGAGGAGAATGAGAAAAGTGTATCGCGATCGCCGTCGACTTACTCGATACGGGAGGACAAGTGGCCGGATCTAGTGGTATCGAGGCCTAGAAAACTGGACGCTTGGTGGTTACCGAGAC CACGAGATCCAGTGATCATCGAGAGGAGTAACCTCGTTAATATCTCGAAATTAATCGTGAAGGAGCTGATCGAAACGTCTTTGAAGTATGGTCGAATGCTCGACTCTGATCATATGCCATTGCAACATTTCTTCATCGTTCTTGAACACGTGCTTAGGCACGGTTTGCGACCAAAGAAG GGTCTCCTTGGACCCAAGAAGGAGCTTTGGGATATACTACAGCTCGTTGAGAAATATTGCCCCGAAGCGCAGGACATTACGTCCAGTATTCGTGATCTACCTACTGTTAG GACCGCCATGGGTAGGGCGAGAGCATGGTTGCGTATGGCGTTAATGCAGAAAAAGTTGGCGGATTACTTAAAAGTTTTGATCGATCACAAAGAGGACATACTGTCCGAGTATTTCGAGCCTGATGCTCTGATGATGAGCGAGGAGGCGATCGTTATAATGGGCCTGTTGGTGGGTTTGAACGTGATCGATTGCAATTTCTGCGTAAAG GAGGAAGACCTCGATTGTCAACAAGGGGTGAtcgatttttcattgtatCTGCGGAACAGCAATCATATACCTGGTGAATCCCCAGACGACGAGCTGGAAAATGACAACATGACCACCGTGCTCGATCAGAAAAATTACATCGAGGAGCTGAACCGACATTTGAA CGCGACTGTGACCAACCTTCAAGCTAAAGTGGAATCATTGACAACGACGAACGCTCTTATGAAGGAGGATCTCTCTAtcgctaaaaataatatactgtCCCTTCACGAGGAGAATAGACAATTGAAGAAAGAGTTAGGAATCGAGATCAAAGACACGAACGAG AATGGGAAACCACCGATCAAAATCACTGAAACGACCACGGAAATCGAGGAGTTGAGAAGTAGATTAGAGGCTGAAAAGAAAATGCGGCAGGATGTAGAGAAGGAATTAGAGTTGCAG ATGAGCATGAAGTCGGAAATGGAAGTGGCTATGAAACTGTTGGAGAAAGATATTCACGAGAAACAAGACACGATTATATCGTTGCGACGACAACTCGATgagatcaaattaattaacttgGAAATGTATAAAAAGCTACAG GAATGTGAGCACGAACTAACGCAGAAAGGGGAAATGGTGAGCCGGCTCCACGCCAAGACGAATCAAATAGGGAAGATCCTGAATAATCTCGAGAAGTGCAACCACATGAAAAAGGAGGTGGAGAATATTCGTAGCCCGACGACACCGAGCAGtgtatcgaaatcgattctaaATAAGACCAGTCCCACCTCGCCCAGGTGTTACACGTCCGCTGACAATGCGGTTGATTATCAACAACATCCCCAGTCCAATAATCAGCAACAATCGGCTAACAATCTGCAAAAGTCGACTAATAACCAGCAGCAAATATCATCCATTAATCATAATCACCAACAGTCCAATAACGTTCAACAAAAGTCTGTCGTTAAGCAGTTAGATTCTCctaataataacaaacaaaCGAGGGTAGACGCTACGCAACAAAATGGCGCTAAGTGCAAGGCGAAGCCTGACAAGAGAGAGCAGAGTAACGGCGAGGTTTCCATGGGGGAATCCGGAGAGGAACGATCAACcgcataa
- the LOC107995475 gene encoding protein RUFY3 isoform X4 has product MRQESQNGLKIRPAGDHGVHHGGVMLEEDMAGAQDTIYLCNFRVSVDGEWLCLKELQDVEFSLHDSIQRSPSPPLALSGINHHHHHHHHHNDHHRQQQLPEQRELRDIMPSSPPPLQHVSSLSRDPVIIERSNLVNISKLIVKELIETSLKYGRMLDSDHMPLQHFFIVLEHVLRHGLRPKKGLLGPKKELWDILQLVEKYCPEAQDITSSIRDLPTVRTAMGRARAWLRMALMQKKLADYLKVLIDHKEDILSEYFEPDALMMSEEAIVIMGLLVGLNVIDCNFCVKEEDLDCQQGVIDFSLYLRNSNHIPGESPDDELENDNMTTVLDQKNYIEELNRHLNATVTNLQAKVESLTTTNALMKEDLSIAKNNILSLHEENRQLKKELGIEIKDTNENGKPPIKITETTTEIEELRSRLEAEKKMRQDVEKELELQMSMKSEMEVAMKLLEKDIHEKQDTIISLRRQLDEIKLINLEMYKKLQECEHELTQKGEMVSRLHAKTNQIGKILNNLEKCNHMKKEVENIRSPTTPSSVSKSILNKTSPTSPRCYTSADNAVDYQQHPQSNNQQQSANNLQKSTNNQQQISSINHNHQQSNNVQQKSVVKQLDSPNNNKQTRVDATQQNGAKCKAKPDKREQSNGEVSMGESGEERSTA; this is encoded by the exons ATGCGGCAAGAATCCCAGAACGGTCTGAAGATCAGACCAGCGGGTGACCACGGTGTGCATCACGGTGGTGTCATGCTTGAGGAAGACATGGCTGGCGCCCAGGATACTATATACCTGTGCAACTTCCGTGTGTCGGTGGACGGCGAGTGGCTGTGCCTGAAAGAGCTTCAGGATGTCGAGTTCTCGTTGCACGACTCGATCCAACGATCCCCCTCACCACCGCTTGCGCTAAGTGGTATtaaccatcatcatcatcatcatcatcatcataacGATCATCACCGCCAGCAACAGCTTCCCGAACAGCGAGAGCTTCGCGATATAATGCCGTCAAGCCCACCGCCATTGCAGCACGTTTCCAGCTTGT CACGAGATCCAGTGATCATCGAGAGGAGTAACCTCGTTAATATCTCGAAATTAATCGTGAAGGAGCTGATCGAAACGTCTTTGAAGTATGGTCGAATGCTCGACTCTGATCATATGCCATTGCAACATTTCTTCATCGTTCTTGAACACGTGCTTAGGCACGGTTTGCGACCAAAGAAG GGTCTCCTTGGACCCAAGAAGGAGCTTTGGGATATACTACAGCTCGTTGAGAAATATTGCCCCGAAGCGCAGGACATTACGTCCAGTATTCGTGATCTACCTACTGTTAG GACCGCCATGGGTAGGGCGAGAGCATGGTTGCGTATGGCGTTAATGCAGAAAAAGTTGGCGGATTACTTAAAAGTTTTGATCGATCACAAAGAGGACATACTGTCCGAGTATTTCGAGCCTGATGCTCTGATGATGAGCGAGGAGGCGATCGTTATAATGGGCCTGTTGGTGGGTTTGAACGTGATCGATTGCAATTTCTGCGTAAAG GAGGAAGACCTCGATTGTCAACAAGGGGTGAtcgatttttcattgtatCTGCGGAACAGCAATCATATACCTGGTGAATCCCCAGACGACGAGCTGGAAAATGACAACATGACCACCGTGCTCGATCAGAAAAATTACATCGAGGAGCTGAACCGACATTTGAA CGCGACTGTGACCAACCTTCAAGCTAAAGTGGAATCATTGACAACGACGAACGCTCTTATGAAGGAGGATCTCTCTAtcgctaaaaataatatactgtCCCTTCACGAGGAGAATAGACAATTGAAGAAAGAGTTAGGAATCGAGATCAAAGACACGAACGAG AATGGGAAACCACCGATCAAAATCACTGAAACGACCACGGAAATCGAGGAGTTGAGAAGTAGATTAGAGGCTGAAAAGAAAATGCGGCAGGATGTAGAGAAGGAATTAGAGTTGCAG ATGAGCATGAAGTCGGAAATGGAAGTGGCTATGAAACTGTTGGAGAAAGATATTCACGAGAAACAAGACACGATTATATCGTTGCGACGACAACTCGATgagatcaaattaattaacttgGAAATGTATAAAAAGCTACAG GAATGTGAGCACGAACTAACGCAGAAAGGGGAAATGGTGAGCCGGCTCCACGCCAAGACGAATCAAATAGGGAAGATCCTGAATAATCTCGAGAAGTGCAACCACATGAAAAAGGAGGTGGAGAATATTCGTAGCCCGACGACACCGAGCAGtgtatcgaaatcgattctaaATAAGACCAGTCCCACCTCGCCCAGGTGTTACACGTCCGCTGACAATGCGGTTGATTATCAACAACATCCCCAGTCCAATAATCAGCAACAATCGGCTAACAATCTGCAAAAGTCGACTAATAACCAGCAGCAAATATCATCCATTAATCATAATCACCAACAGTCCAATAACGTTCAACAAAAGTCTGTCGTTAAGCAGTTAGATTCTCctaataataacaaacaaaCGAGGGTAGACGCTACGCAACAAAATGGCGCTAAGTGCAAGGCGAAGCCTGACAAGAGAGAGCAGAGTAACGGCGAGGTTTCCATGGGGGAATCCGGAGAGGAACGATCAACcgcataa
- the LOC107995475 gene encoding protein RUFY3 isoform X5: protein MRQESQNGLKIRPAGDHGVHHGGVMLEEDMAGAQDTIYLCNFRVSVDGEWLCLKELQDVEFSLHDSIQRSPSPPLALSARDPVIIERSNLVNISKLIVKELIETSLKYGRMLDSDHMPLQHFFIVLEHVLRHGLRPKKGLLGPKKELWDILQLVEKYCPEAQDITSSIRDLPTVRTAMGRARAWLRMALMQKKLADYLKVLIDHKEDILSEYFEPDALMMSEEAIVIMGLLVGLNVIDCNFCVKEEDLDCQQGVIDFSLYLRNSNHIPGESPDDELENDNMTTVLDQKNYIEELNRHLNATVTNLQAKVESLTTTNALMKEDLSIAKNNILSLHEENRQLKKELGIEIKDTNENGKPPIKITETTTEIEELRSRLEAEKKMRQDVEKELELQMSMKSEMEVAMKLLEKDIHEKQDTIISLRRQLDEIKLINLEMYKKLQECEHELTQKGEMVSRLHAKTNQIGKILNNLEKCNHMKKEVENIRSPTTPSSVSKSILNKTSPTSPRCYTSADNAVDYQQHPQSNNQQQSANNLQKSTNNQQQISSINHNHQQSNNVQQKSVVKQLDSPNNNKQTRVDATQQNGAKCKAKPDKREQSNGEVSMGESGEERSTA from the exons ATGCGGCAAGAATCCCAGAACGGTCTGAAGATCAGACCAGCGGGTGACCACGGTGTGCATCACGGTGGTGTCATGCTTGAGGAAGACATGGCTGGCGCCCAGGATACTATATACCTGTGCAACTTCCGTGTGTCGGTGGACGGCGAGTGGCTGTGCCTGAAAGAGCTTCAGGATGTCGAGTTCTCGTTGCACGACTCGATCCAACGATCCCCCTCACCACCGCTTGCGCTAAGTG CACGAGATCCAGTGATCATCGAGAGGAGTAACCTCGTTAATATCTCGAAATTAATCGTGAAGGAGCTGATCGAAACGTCTTTGAAGTATGGTCGAATGCTCGACTCTGATCATATGCCATTGCAACATTTCTTCATCGTTCTTGAACACGTGCTTAGGCACGGTTTGCGACCAAAGAAG GGTCTCCTTGGACCCAAGAAGGAGCTTTGGGATATACTACAGCTCGTTGAGAAATATTGCCCCGAAGCGCAGGACATTACGTCCAGTATTCGTGATCTACCTACTGTTAG GACCGCCATGGGTAGGGCGAGAGCATGGTTGCGTATGGCGTTAATGCAGAAAAAGTTGGCGGATTACTTAAAAGTTTTGATCGATCACAAAGAGGACATACTGTCCGAGTATTTCGAGCCTGATGCTCTGATGATGAGCGAGGAGGCGATCGTTATAATGGGCCTGTTGGTGGGTTTGAACGTGATCGATTGCAATTTCTGCGTAAAG GAGGAAGACCTCGATTGTCAACAAGGGGTGAtcgatttttcattgtatCTGCGGAACAGCAATCATATACCTGGTGAATCCCCAGACGACGAGCTGGAAAATGACAACATGACCACCGTGCTCGATCAGAAAAATTACATCGAGGAGCTGAACCGACATTTGAA CGCGACTGTGACCAACCTTCAAGCTAAAGTGGAATCATTGACAACGACGAACGCTCTTATGAAGGAGGATCTCTCTAtcgctaaaaataatatactgtCCCTTCACGAGGAGAATAGACAATTGAAGAAAGAGTTAGGAATCGAGATCAAAGACACGAACGAG AATGGGAAACCACCGATCAAAATCACTGAAACGACCACGGAAATCGAGGAGTTGAGAAGTAGATTAGAGGCTGAAAAGAAAATGCGGCAGGATGTAGAGAAGGAATTAGAGTTGCAG ATGAGCATGAAGTCGGAAATGGAAGTGGCTATGAAACTGTTGGAGAAAGATATTCACGAGAAACAAGACACGATTATATCGTTGCGACGACAACTCGATgagatcaaattaattaacttgGAAATGTATAAAAAGCTACAG GAATGTGAGCACGAACTAACGCAGAAAGGGGAAATGGTGAGCCGGCTCCACGCCAAGACGAATCAAATAGGGAAGATCCTGAATAATCTCGAGAAGTGCAACCACATGAAAAAGGAGGTGGAGAATATTCGTAGCCCGACGACACCGAGCAGtgtatcgaaatcgattctaaATAAGACCAGTCCCACCTCGCCCAGGTGTTACACGTCCGCTGACAATGCGGTTGATTATCAACAACATCCCCAGTCCAATAATCAGCAACAATCGGCTAACAATCTGCAAAAGTCGACTAATAACCAGCAGCAAATATCATCCATTAATCATAATCACCAACAGTCCAATAACGTTCAACAAAAGTCTGTCGTTAAGCAGTTAGATTCTCctaataataacaaacaaaCGAGGGTAGACGCTACGCAACAAAATGGCGCTAAGTGCAAGGCGAAGCCTGACAAGAGAGAGCAGAGTAACGGCGAGGTTTCCATGGGGGAATCCGGAGAGGAACGATCAACcgcataa